Part of the Armatimonadota bacterium genome is shown below.
AGCGCTGCAGGCGCGGCGCGTCCATGGGATGCCGGGATCGGGTGATTCGTCCGCCGGCGGCCGTTTCCTCCGCAGCAGGCATGCCCGGGGTCCATGCGGATCAGACCGGGGGCGGCGCGGCGAAGGCCTCAACGCGACGGCATGCCCGGCGCGTGACGGTCAGGCGACGGGCGGGCTGCCCGGCGGCCGCCGGGGAAGGCGCGCGGCCCCCCCTAGCGGGTGGGGACCAGCTCCCGCTCGGGCGAGGAAGCGGCACCCACCGTGTCCGCGCTCACCGGCTCCATGCGCACGGGAGCGGAGGGGGAGCGGGGATCCCGGCGGCCGCACAGGTCGTACACCGCCACGATCTCCCCGAACTGCGGCTGAAGGGTCACCGTGGCTCCGCACCGCGGACAGCGCCAGACTCCCATGGGTCCCCTCCCTCTGATGAACTTCCACCTCGGCCCGGAGGTCCCTCCATCACCATAACGTACCCGCCGGCGCCCGTGTTCATCCCTCCGGGCGGGGTGGCCGGCACCCTCCGCGGCCGCTATACTGGAGGCCGGCTGTGCCGGTCAATACAAGGGGGAGGATCCGTGAAGGCCGTTCGCATCCACGCCCACGGAGGGCCAGAGGTCCTGCAGTATGAGGAGGTGCCGGTCCCGACCCCGGGCCCGCGGGAGGTCCGGGTGAAGGTCGACGCGGCGGGGCTGAACTTCCTGGACACGTACCATCGGACCGGCCTGTACCAGGTCTCCCTGCCCTTCACCCCGGGATCCGAGGCCGCCGGGGTGGTGGATGCGGTGGGGCCGGGGGTGGACGATCTGCGGCCCGGCGACCGGGTGGCGTGGGCGATGTATCCGGGCGCCTACGCCGAGTACGCCGTGGTCCCGGCCGCCCGCCTGGTGCCCGTGCCCGAGGGCCTGGACGCCCACATCGCCGCGGCCGTCATGGTGCAGGGGATGACCGCACACTACCTGACCCACAGCACGTACCCCCTGCGGGCCGGCCGGACGGTCCTGGTGCACGCCGCCGGGGGAGGGACCGGGCAAATCCTGGTGCAGGTGTGCAAGCGGCTGGGGGCGGTGGTCGTGGGGACCGCCTCCAGCGAGGAGAAGGCCCGCCTGGCCCGGGAGGCGGGAGCCGACCACGTGATCCGCTACGACCAGGAGGACTTCGTGGAGGCCGTGCGCCGGATCACCGGCGGTCGGGGCGTGGACGTGGTGTACGACGGGGTCGGGCGCGCCACCGCCGAGAAGGACCTGGACGTGCTGCAGCCCCGGGGCTACCTGGTGCTGTTCGGCAACGCCAGCGGCGCGCCGCCGGCCATCTCGCCGCTCACGCTGATGGCCAAAGGGTCTCTCTTTGTGACCCGGCCCAGCCTGGGCCACTACACCGCCACCCGTGAGGAACTGCTGGAGCGGGCGCGGGCGGTGTTCGGATGGGTGCAACGGGGGGAGGTGCGTGTCCGCATCGCCCGGACGTACCCCCTGGCCGCCGCTGCCGATGCCCACCGGGCGCTGGAGTCCCGCCAGCTCCCCGGCAAGGCCCTGCTGCTGCCGCCCTGACCCTCAGGGCGCCTCGTCGGTCAGGGGGCGGATCTCCCGGACCCAGTACAGGCGCGCGATCTCCCGCACCCGCCGGCGGGGAACGGCCCGCACCTCCACGGCGTGGTCACGGGTCCCCGACACCCGCCCGAACTTCTGGAAGGTGAGGATGTGAAACCGCTCGGGCGGGAACCGCAGCACCACCAGCAGGTCCACCGCGCCGCGCTCGGAGACGTACCGGTCCAGGTCCGCCGGGATCTTGGGTCCGGCCTGACAGGCGAGCCAGCCCTGCCACGCCGCGGTGAGGACCGCCGCGGCGAGAAGGATCCGGGCCGGACGGGACGACGCGAGCCGGCTCGGGGTCATCCCGCGGAGTCCCGGACCAGCGCCAGGACCCGGGCCACCAGGCTCTTGTAGTCCGGGTCTTCCACCAGGGCCTGCCACCGGCGCGGGCGCGCGAGGGGGACGTCCACCGTCGCGCGCACCCGGGCCGGCCGCGGGGTCAGGACCACGACCCGGTTGGCCAGAAAGACGGCCTCCTCCACGTCGTGGGTGACGAACAGGATGGTGGGCCGCCGCGCCTCCCAGATGCGGGACAGCTCCTCCTGCAGGGTCATGCGGGTCTGGGCGTCCACGCTGGCGAACGGCTCGTCCATGAGCATCAGGTCCGGGTTGTTGGCCAGGACGCGGGCCACGCCCACCCGTTGCTGCATGCCCCCGGACAGCTCGTGGGGGTAGCGGTTCTCGAAGCCCACCAGCCCCACCAGGGCGATGTATTCCCGGGCGATGCGCTCGCGCTCCGCCCGGGGCACGCCGCGCATCTTCAGGCCGAAGGCCACATTCTCCAGCACCGTCTTCCAGGGAAACAGCGCAAAACTCTGGAACACCACGCCCCGGTCCGGCCCCGGGCCCTGGATGCGCCGCCCGTTGAGCAGGATCTCGCCGCGGGTGGGAGGCAGGAACCCCGCCACGATGTTGAGCAGGGTGGTCTTGCCGCAGCCGCTGGGCCCCAGGATGGCCACGAACTCTCCGGGCGGGATCTCCAGCGAGACGTCCTCGATGGCCACCACGTGCTCGCCGGTGTAGGGATTGGAGTAGACCTTGCTGAGGTTGCGGATGATCAGGCCGCCGTCCATCTCCGGTCACCCCGTGGCGCGGACCAGTCCCCAGCGTTCGACGGTGGCCTGCTCCGCCGGGCGCAGCACTCCGGCGTCCACCGCATACCACAGCAGCCCCAGCAGGATCATTCCCAGGATCATCTCCACCACGCTGCCCGATCGGCGCGCGTCGAACATCATGAAGCCGATGCCGCTGGTGCCCACGATGATCTCCGCCGCGATCAGGGCGCGCCATCCGTAGCCCAGGCCGGTGCGCAGCCCCGTGATGATGTTGGGCAAGGCGCCGGGCAGGAGGACCTCCCACAGGATCTGGCTCCGGGAAGCGCCCAGGCACTGGGCGGCGCGGATGACGTCCACGGGCACGGTGCGCACTCCCAGGGCGGTGTTGAAGATGATGGGGAAGACCACGGTGTAGACGATCACGAAGGTCATGGTGGTCAGCGTGAAGCCGAACCAGATGAGCAGGATGGGCAGCCAGGCGATGTCGCCGATGGCCTGGAAGAAGATGATCAGCGGCCAGAAGAACCGGTAGCTGAGGGGGTGCAGGCCGATCAGCACGCCCAGCGGGATGCCCACCAGCGCGCCCACCGCGGTGCCCACGGCCAGGCGGGTGACGCTGTCCTGCAGGTAGGCGGGCAGGATGCCCTTGTAGGTCAGGGCCACCAGGGCGGCCGCCACGTCGCCAGGGCCGGGGAAGAACGCCCGGGGGTAGATCTCCAGCTCCACCACCAGCTGCCAGACGCCCACCAGGAGGACGAAGGGGAGGGCGGCCTGGACCGCCGGCCGCGTCAGGCCCCACCCCACCAGGCGGCGCAGGCGTCCCCTCATGGCGCCCCCCGGGTCAGGCCCCACCGCTCGATGGTGCGGCGCTCCAGGGGCGCCAGCACGGACCGGTCGATGAGCACCCACAGGGCGCCGATCAGGATCATGCCCAGCACGATGACCTCGGTGCGGTAGAAGTCCCGCGCCAGGAAGATCATGTAGCCCAGGCCGGCGTTGGTGGCGATGATCTCGGCGGCGATCAGCCCGCGCCAGGCAAATCCCATGCCCGTCCGGATGCCGGTCACGATGTTGGGCAGCGCCCCCGGCAGGAGCACCTCCACCAGGACATGCCAGGGGCGGGCTCCCAGGCACCGGGCGGCGTCCCGCAGGACCTGGGGAATGCTGCTCACGCCCAGCAGCGTGTTGTACAGCACGATGAAGAACACCGCGTTGAAGATGATGAAGGTGATGGCACCGAAGCCGTAGCCGAACCACAGGGTCGCCAGGGGGATCCAGGCGATGCCCGCCAGGACCGAGAAGAACCGCAGGACCGGCAGCAGCAGGCCCGCCAGGACCCGGCTGGAGCTGATGGCCACCCCCAGCGGGATGCTGGTGGCCACCGCCAGGGTTGTCCCCACCAGGACCCGGCGCAGGCTCTGGGCGATGTGGTCGGCCAGGTCACCGGTGCGCACCTGCTGCACCAGCGCCGCGGCCACGTCGGCGGGGGCGGGGAACACCCGCAGGGGAATCCCGGCCAGGCGCACCGTCAGATGCCACGCCAGGACCAGCGCGGCGAAGGGGGCGGCGAACCACAGCGCCGCCCCCAGCCATCGCCGCGCCGGCGACCCCACGCGCGCCCGGCCCGCATCCGGGCCGGCTCCGGCCTGCCGGGTCATCCTACGGGCACGTTCCCCGGAACACGAACCCCGGCCCCACCTGCGCGTTCCGCGGAATGGGCGGCAGGTCGTCGAACAGCTGCGGGTGGTTGCGCATCACGTTCAGGATGGGCCCGGGCATGAACACCCGGTTCACATCGAATGTCCCCGGGATGAACCCCAGCCGGTGCAGGGTCTGCACGCCATTGTGCAGCGCCAGGTAGTTGTAGCAGGAGATGCGGATGTCGATGGTGGGCAGGTTGTTGCGCACCCCCTGCAGGGCCACCTCGGGCCGCAGCCCCGGCAGCCAGCGCACGGCGATGATGGCGGTCTGCACCGGGTTGGCCCGCATGAACTTGTCCGCCTCCGCCCGGGCGGCCAGGAAGCGCTCGATGGTCTCCTGGTTGCGCTCGGCCCACCCGCGCAGGGCCACGTTGAACCCCATGAAGCCGATGAAGCCTCCGCCCCGCACCACCTCATAGGTGTCGGGAATCTCCCGCAGGGCGATCACCGGCCAGGGATCCCAGGTGGCGAAGGCGTCCACCGCCCCGCCCCGCAGGGCCACCGGCATCTCCTGGGGCGGGGTGTTGACCAGGGTCAGGTCGCGGACGGTGAGCCCGGCCTTCTCCAGGATGCCCAGAATGTACAGGTGGCTGATGGTCCCGAAGGAGACCGCCACCCGCCTGCCGCGCAGATCCTGGATGGTCCGGATGCCGCTGCCCTTGCGGGTGACCAGGGCCATGGTGTTGTCCCCGCCCAGCCGGACCGCCGAACCGGAGTAATTGCCCACGATCACCAGGTCCATACCCCGCAGGACGGCCCCGATCATGGGGACGCCCACCTGCCCCATCTGGATCTCCCCCGCCTGGAGGGCGTTGAGCTGATCCACGCCGGTGGGGTAGGGGGTGGCAATGGTCACATCCAGCCCCCACTTTTCAAACAGGCCCCGGTCCAGGGCCACCGGGACGCCGAGCTGGTCGATGGCCGCCACGATCCCCACCTTCAGGGGAATCAGGGCCGGTCCGGCGCGGCTGGTGGTCACCCCCCATCCCGCCAGGACCAGCACCACGGCGGCCGCCAGGACTGCTGGCTTGCTGCGCATCACCGTGTCCCTCCTTTCGTCCGGGAATCGCCATGCTGCACCATGAACCGTTCCACCTCGGCGCGGGTGGGCAGGGGAGCGACGGCCCCCAGGCCCGCCGCCGTCAGGGCGCCCACCGCCGTGGCCAGGCGCGCGGCCTCCGGCGGCGGGACCCCCCGCAGCCACTCCACCAGGAAGCCGGCGTCGAAGGCGTCGCCTGCCCCCGTGGCGTCCACCACCTCCACCGGCCAGCTGGGCACCGCCCAGCGCTCGCCGCCGGCGGTGATCACCAGGCACCCGGCCGCGCCCCTCTTCAGGATCACCAGGCGCGGTCCGCGGCCGCACAGGTCCTCGGCCACCGCCTCCGCCGGTCGGGTGTCGTCCAGATGGCCGGCGTCCTCCTCGCTGAGAAACACGATGTCTGCCCGGGGAAGGGCTTCCGCCACCAGGGTCCGCAGGTGAGGCACCGGAGCCAGCCGCGGCCGCAGGTTCAGGTCGTAGCTGACCCGGACGCCGGCGCCGCGCGCGATCTCCATGGCGGCGGCCGCCGTGTCCCGGGCGGAGGGCGAGATGGCCTGGGTGATGCCGCTGGTGTGCACGACCCGCGCCCGCCTCAGGTAGTCGCGATCGAGGTCGCCCGGCGTCAGCCGGCTGGCCGCCGACCCCGCGCGGTAGTAGGTGAAGCTGTGGCCGCCCGCGTAGCGGGCGATGAAGTACACGCCGGTGGACGCCTCCCGGTCCACCACCACCCGGGAGGCGTCCACCCCCTCCTGGGCCCACAGGCGCAGGAATGACCGGCCGAAGGCGTCGTCTCCCACCCGCGTGATGTACCCCGCCGACGCGCCGAGTCGGGCGGCCGCGACGACCACATTCGAGGTGTCGCCTCCCCACCCGCGCCGGAAGGTGTACACCTCGTCCAGGGCGCCGAAGTCGACGGCGGCGAACTCGGCCATGGGCTCTCCCAGGGCGACGATGTCCGGCATGGTGCCTCTCCCGCTCGGCCCCAGACCCCCGGAGGCGATCCCGACCGGCCCCGCCCCGGACGGGAGCGACGTCCTAGATCCGGGCGAACTCCTCCACCGCCCGCCGGATGCTGCCCACCTCGCGGATGCGCTGGGCCACGGCCCGCTCGGCCTGCTCGATCTGCTCGGCGGCGGCCAGCACCTCCGCGGCCGCCTCCCGGGGCACGACCACGACGCCGTCGCCGTCCCCCACGACGATGTCCCCGGGGTGGACCGGGACGCCCCCGCACACCACCGGGATGTCGCGGGCGACGGTGGCGTAGCGGCCCACGGTGGTGGAGGGCACCACCGAGCGGGCGAAGACCGCCAGCCCCTCGCGCCGGATCTCCTCGGCGTCGCGCACTCCGCCGTCCAGGACCACTCCGCCCAGTCCCCGGGTGACCGCGGCCACGGTCATCAGCCCGCCCCACAGGGCCACGTCCCGGGCGGCCTCCGGATCGTCGGTGGCGATGACGATGATGGAGCCCGGGGGGGCCTCGTCGATGGCGTCCAGGGCGTGACGGGGAGGGTGGGCCTCCAGGCTGCGGCGCTCCAGCACCGTCACGGCCGGCCCCACGATCCGGACCGGCGCCAGGGGCTTGATCTCCGCGGCCATGAAGCCGCGGCGCCGGATGACCCGGTCCACGGCGTCCGCCACCGAGGCCGTGGTCACGGCCAGCCACCGATCCCTCACAGCCCGATCCAGGGGGTCAATCACGGCAGGCCTCCTTTCTGCGCGCCGGACCATCCCAGGACCCGGGAGATGCGGGCCGCCGTCTCGCGGACCCGGGGCCCCAGCTCCTCGCGGGCCCGGCGCAGGCTGATGGTGCTGACCGAACCGGAAATGCTCACCGCCCCGGCGACCCGACCCCGGTGGTCGAAGATGGGCGCGCCCACGCACCGGATGCCGTCTTCGTTCTCCACGTTGTCCACGGCGAATCCCCGGGCGCGCACCGCCGCCAGTTCCCGCTGCAGGCGCGCCAGGGTGGTGATGGTGCGGGGGGTCCGGCGGGGCAGTCCGCGCTGGGCGACGATCTCCCGGACCGCGCGGGGGTCCGACCAGGCCAGCATGGCCTTGCCCAGGGCAGTGCTGTGGGCGGGCATGATGGCGCCGATGGTGGACGCCATGCGCAGGGGGCGGGGCGGTTCCACCTTGTCGATGTACACCACGTGGCCCTGCTCCAGGACGCCCAGGTGGACGGTCTCGCCCACCTGCCGGCACAGGTCCATCAGGTAGGGGCGGCCCGCCGCCCGCAGTTCCAGCTGGGCCAGGCGCTGGCCGGCCAGCCACAGCACCCGGTGCCCCACGGCCACGGTTCCGTCCTGGATCACCACCGCGCCGTGGCGGGCGAGGGCGTCTACCAGGCGGTAGACGGTCGGTCGGGGCAGGCCCGTCCGGCGGGCCAGGTCCCGGACCGTGAGGGGCTGCCCGGCCTCGCCGAGGGACGCGAGAAGGGCCCACGCCCGATCGATGCTCTTGACGCCGGTCCCCGTCGGTGTGTCCACGATGCGGACTTTCTGTCCCCAACGTAAGACAGGCAGCAACCCCCAGTATAGCGGAAGGCCCCCGCCGCCGCCAGAGGCGTCCCCGCGGGCGCCGGCCGGGTCTAGCGGGCCGTCCCGCGGGCAGGGGAACCTCAGGAGGATTGAGCGTGGCTGTGCTCTCCTCGCGTCCGCCCGATCGGAGCTCCGGGCCCGGCATCCTCGCCCGGTTGAGGAGCGGGCTCGGGCACACTCCGGCCGATCTCTGGGTGGGGGCGGCGGAAGACCCCCCGCTGGCCCAGCGGGCTGTGGCGCGCCTGACGCCCGGCGTGACCGCGGGGGTGGTGCTGACTGTCCTGGTGGCCCGCGCCCTGGGCATGCCGGCGCCTGCGTCGCTGGTGGTAGGGCTGGGGGCCGCTCTGGTGGCGGCGGCCTGGGTCGAGCGGGCCGCCCTGGACCACGGGATCCTGCCCCGGTGGCTCCCCGTGGCCCACGTGGTCACCGCCGTCGTCCTCGTCACCATCGGCGTCCAGGGCACCGGCGGCGTGCGGGGGCCCTTCGTGTGGGCCTACAGCGTGGCGGCGGCCGTGGAGGCCATGCTGCGGGGATTGAGGTGGGGGATGGCGGTGG
Proteins encoded:
- a CDS encoding quinone oxidoreductase, translated to MKAVRIHAHGGPEVLQYEEVPVPTPGPREVRVKVDAAGLNFLDTYHRTGLYQVSLPFTPGSEAAGVVDAVGPGVDDLRPGDRVAWAMYPGAYAEYAVVPAARLVPVPEGLDAHIAAAVMVQGMTAHYLTHSTYPLRAGRTVLVHAAGGGTGQILVQVCKRLGAVVVGTASSEEKARLAREAGADHVIRYDQEDFVEAVRRITGGRGVDVVYDGVGRATAEKDLDVLQPRGYLVLFGNASGAPPAISPLTLMAKGSLFVTRPSLGHYTATREELLERARAVFGWVQRGEVRVRIARTYPLAAAADAHRALESRQLPGKALLLPP
- a CDS encoding ABC transporter ATP-binding protein gives rise to the protein MDGGLIIRNLSKVYSNPYTGEHVVAIEDVSLEIPPGEFVAILGPSGCGKTTLLNIVAGFLPPTRGEILLNGRRIQGPGPDRGVVFQSFALFPWKTVLENVAFGLKMRGVPRAERERIAREYIALVGLVGFENRYPHELSGGMQQRVGVARVLANNPDLMLMDEPFASVDAQTRMTLQEELSRIWEARRPTILFVTHDVEEAVFLANRVVVLTPRPARVRATVDVPLARPRRWQALVEDPDYKSLVARVLALVRDSAG
- a CDS encoding ABC transporter permease yields the protein MRGRLRRLVGWGLTRPAVQAALPFVLLVGVWQLVVELEIYPRAFFPGPGDVAAALVALTYKGILPAYLQDSVTRLAVGTAVGALVGIPLGVLIGLHPLSYRFFWPLIIFFQAIGDIAWLPILLIWFGFTLTTMTFVIVYTVVFPIIFNTALGVRTVPVDVIRAAQCLGASRSQILWEVLLPGALPNIITGLRTGLGYGWRALIAAEIIVGTSGIGFMMFDARRSGSVVEMILGMILLGLLWYAVDAGVLRPAEQATVERWGLVRATG
- a CDS encoding ABC transporter permease, encoding MTRQAGAGPDAGRARVGSPARRWLGAALWFAAPFAALVLAWHLTVRLAGIPLRVFPAPADVAAALVQQVRTGDLADHIAQSLRRVLVGTTLAVATSIPLGVAISSSRVLAGLLLPVLRFFSVLAGIAWIPLATLWFGYGFGAITFIIFNAVFFIVLYNTLLGVSSIPQVLRDAARCLGARPWHVLVEVLLPGALPNIVTGIRTGMGFAWRGLIAAEIIATNAGLGYMIFLARDFYRTEVIVLGMILIGALWVLIDRSVLAPLERRTIERWGLTRGAP
- a CDS encoding ABC transporter substrate-binding protein, which encodes MRSKPAVLAAAVVLVLAGWGVTTSRAGPALIPLKVGIVAAIDQLGVPVALDRGLFEKWGLDVTIATPYPTGVDQLNALQAGEIQMGQVGVPMIGAVLRGMDLVIVGNYSGSAVRLGGDNTMALVTRKGSGIRTIQDLRGRRVAVSFGTISHLYILGILEKAGLTVRDLTLVNTPPQEMPVALRGGAVDAFATWDPWPVIALREIPDTYEVVRGGGFIGFMGFNVALRGWAERNQETIERFLAARAEADKFMRANPVQTAIIAVRWLPGLRPEVALQGVRNNLPTIDIRISCYNYLALHNGVQTLHRLGFIPGTFDVNRVFMPGPILNVMRNHPQLFDDLPPIPRNAQVGPGFVFRGTCP
- a CDS encoding sugar kinase, whose protein sequence is MPDIVALGEPMAEFAAVDFGALDEVYTFRRGWGGDTSNVVVAAARLGASAGYITRVGDDAFGRSFLRLWAQEGVDASRVVVDREASTGVYFIARYAGGHSFTYYRAGSAASRLTPGDLDRDYLRRARVVHTSGITQAISPSARDTAAAAMEIARGAGVRVSYDLNLRPRLAPVPHLRTLVAEALPRADIVFLSEEDAGHLDDTRPAEAVAEDLCGRGPRLVILKRGAAGCLVITAGGERWAVPSWPVEVVDATGAGDAFDAGFLVEWLRGVPPPEAARLATAVGALTAAGLGAVAPLPTRAEVERFMVQHGDSRTKGGTR
- a CDS encoding RraA family protein, translated to MIDPLDRAVRDRWLAVTTASVADAVDRVIRRRGFMAAEIKPLAPVRIVGPAVTVLERRSLEAHPPRHALDAIDEAPPGSIIVIATDDPEAARDVALWGGLMTVAAVTRGLGGVVLDGGVRDAEEIRREGLAVFARSVVPSTTVGRYATVARDIPVVCGGVPVHPGDIVVGDGDGVVVVPREAAAEVLAAAEQIEQAERAVAQRIREVGSIRRAVEEFARI
- a CDS encoding IclR family transcriptional regulator gives rise to the protein MDTPTGTGVKSIDRAWALLASLGEAGQPLTVRDLARRTGLPRPTVYRLVDALARHGAVVIQDGTVAVGHRVLWLAGQRLAQLELRAAGRPYLMDLCRQVGETVHLGVLEQGHVVYIDKVEPPRPLRMASTIGAIMPAHSTALGKAMLAWSDPRAVREIVAQRGLPRRTPRTITTLARLQRELAAVRARGFAVDNVENEDGIRCVGAPIFDHRGRVAGAVSISGSVSTISLRRAREELGPRVRETAARISRVLGWSGAQKGGLP
- a CDS encoding GGDEF domain-containing protein — encoded protein: MAVLSSRPPDRSSGPGILARLRSGLGHTPADLWVGAAEDPPLAQRAVARLTPGVTAGVVLTVLVARALGMPAPASLVVGLGAALVAAAWVERAALDHGILPRWLPVAHVVTAVVLVTIGVQGTGGVRGPFVWAYSVAAAVEAMLRGLRWGMAVATLCSAFLVAGAALGQAGWFASVRVTADAPVGAYLVSYIGLFYTIVLVAAALRVQVLEIARLARTDSLTGLGNLRALRQVLEREQAAAPEAPLSLLMVELDGFKAVNDRCGPAGCRRSRHVSGQGRWRRPRGPDTGVTPAPGRRA